AACCACGAGAGGATGCCCTTATTCTAGTGGTTCTCACATGGCCTCTTATGGTAACTTACACAAAGGGGGGAGAGCTTATCCATGACACcactataaaaatacaacacaGTTCAACAATTGGAAGCCAAGGCAAAGCAGTGTTgacatcatcatcttcttctccaaTCCAAGCTATATATCATTTCAGTTTACAGCCCCCTTTTCAAGAGCTTCACCAACCCCTCACTTACAAGTCCCTTTTTTTAGTCTTTGTTAGTGCTCTATCAATGGCATCAAGGAACCTTTTCAATGCAAGAGCTAACTACAACTACCCTACTCCAGGGAGTGGTAATAATCCAATCACTGGTCATGACGACGTTTTTGAGCTCGACGAGGCTGATGTTTGGGATTCTAACGTTGCTCCATTGTTGGAGAGCAAGAAAACGATACCAAGCTCACGTAGTTCAAAGAGAGCTCCTAGGAAGTTTGATCACATGGCCAAGGACGGGACCCCGGTGACATGTGCATCATTGCCGGTCAACATACCAGACTGGTCCAAGATTTATAACGATCATCAAAAGAAGGAGGATATTGAGGGCAGTGTTCATCCGGTTGATGATGATATTGACTATGATAATGATGGTGACGACGACGATCAAGACGGTAGAGTGCCTCCACATGAATATTTAGCGAGGAGGAGAGGGGCTTCTTTCTCTGTTCATGAAGGGATAGGAAGGACCTTGAAAGGGAGGGACTTGCGCCAGGTGAGAAATGCGATTTGGAAGAGAGTTGGATTTGAAGATTAGCGAAGAAGCTAGAGGGATTTAGTTATCTGGGAATTTAGATATGAGATGGGGTACGTAGCTGAagacttttttgttttgttttttgtcacGCGTTTTCTTTGATGGGCTAATTAATTCAAgtgtccttttcttcttctttttcgttAAAATGAAATATTGTCCTCTGGTTATCGGTGTTTTGAATGTAATCAGAGGGATCGGAGACCTTTTGCCTGTAATTTGTCAGATATACAAGAGTTAAGAACGTAGAAGAAAGACTCAGGAACTCactgattttttagcttttagaTCCTCAACGTCTGTCTTCTTACTGGTTTTTTGATAATAACGGTGTGCTGGAAAGTACAGGTGATATGGACTGATCCTGTGGCGGGCGGCAGGCAGGAAAGGCACATATTGCTGTCTTCGATGGTCATCTTTGATTAGAGATCCAgcattcatttctcttttacccTTTGACTCCTCTCGCTCAATATTCCTCTGCTGCCTTTCTCTGGCTCTTGCTGCTGTTATTTGTTTCGTATTTCCTAAAATGTATATATGATTGGATTTTGCCTTATGTGTAAAAATGTACATGAATTGCAAAGGTGACGACACACACTTGTACTCTTATCTTATGGTCCTGCGTGGCATGTTTGGCTTCCATGACAACAGGAGATGGCGTGAAGATGTGTAGGTGAGGGCACCGTACCCAAAcccatatatataatttgacaatGTGGGCGTTGGATCATCAAATCCCATATAATTGAATTGCATAGGACAAGAGAGTAGTGGGTATCGTTGATTAATTAgtactattttcaataataataataatagttaatcAAATACATTTTGCTCTGATCTTCCaatgttttgatataaaatcattaaacaaGCGGCGCTGCTTGATTTGTGTGCCCTGTCGTTTGTTTTTGCTTGTTGCCTTCTAGGATGAAATTTGGTTGCGCAAGGAACATTATTATCGAACTTctctctcgttttttttttttacaaaatgctgtttttaaaattttattttttatttataattaattttttaatgtttttagaattgttttgatggctggtatttaaaataaatcttttaaaattaaaaaatattattttaatatatt
The Populus nigra chromosome 3, ddPopNigr1.1, whole genome shotgun sequence genome window above contains:
- the LOC133687840 gene encoding protein S40-4-like — protein: MASRNLFNARANYNYPTPGSGNNPITGHDDVFELDEADVWDSNVAPLLESKKTIPSSRSSKRAPRKFDHMAKDGTPVTCASLPVNIPDWSKIYNDHQKKEDIEGSVHPVDDDIDYDNDGDDDDQDGRVPPHEYLARRRGASFSVHEGIGRTLKGRDLRQVRNAIWKRVGFED